GAAGATTGTCCTCATGCCGGTGGAGGCGAGCTCCATTGTCGGCTCGCTCGGCGGTATCGGCGCCATCGCCCGCGAAGTCTTCGGCGACAATGGCGACGGCAACGGCGCGACGCAGCCGGCCCGGCCACGCTCCGGCCCCACTCGCACAACGCCAACGATCAATCCGCTGCCACCGAAGGAGAGCTGAGATGTTCGACAATCTCATCGTCGAACTCGGCCCCTGGAGCTGGTGGCTCGCCGGCCTGGCGCTGCTCGCCGCCGAACTTGTTCTGCCCGGCTTCTTCTTGGTATGGATCGGGCTCGCCGCGATCGTCGTCGGCGCCTTGTCGCTTCTGTTTTGGGAAAGCAGCTTCTGGGTCTGGCAGGTTCAAGGGCTAGTCTTCGCCGCCACGGCGGTGATCGTCACCCTGCTCGGCCGCCGCTATCTCTATAACAACAACCAGGTGACCGACGAGCCGTTCCTGAACCAGCGCGGCGCCAGTCTGGTCGGGCGCACCGCAACGCTCGACCAGCCGATAGCCGAAGGCCGCGGGCGCATTCGCCTCAATGACACTTATTGGACGGTCAACGGACCGGACTTGCCGGTCGGCACCCGCGTCAAAGTGGTCGCCAGCAACGGCCGCGAGCTCACGGTCGAACCAGTCTGATCAGGCGACGCCGATCCGCAACAGGTCGTGGAAGTGCACCAGACCGATCGGACGCCGTTCGTTGTCGACAACGATCAGCGCGGAAATATTGTGGCGATTGAGCACGGCCATGGCGCTCGTCGCCAGCGTCGTTTCCTTCACCGTCTTCGGATTGGGGGTCATCACCTCATCCACCAGCTTCTCCGCGAGGCTGGTGCCGAGGTTACGGGCGATATCGCCATCCGTCACGATGCCGCACAGGCAGCCGTCATCATCGATCACGCCGACACAGCCGAAACGCATTTGCGAAAGCGTCATCGCCGCCTCCGGCATGCCAGTGCCGAGCTTGACAAGCGGTACACGGTCGCCCTTGTGCATGATATCGGCCACATGCGAGAGGCTGGCGCCGAGTTTGCCGCCCGGATGGAAGGTGCGAAAATCCTCGGCCGTAAAACCGCGCGCCTCAAGCAAAGCAACGGTCAGCGCATCGCCGATCGCAAGCTGCAGCAGCGTCGATGTCGTCGGCGCCAGACCATGCGGGCAGGCCTCTTGCTCCTTGGGCAGCAACAACACCACATCCGATTCGCGCGCAAGCGTAGAGGTCTCGCCGGCGGTGATGGCAATCATCGGGATCGAGAAACGGCGGGAATAGCTGATGATGCCGCGTAGCTCGGCGCTTTCGCCGCCCCAGGAAATGGCGATGATGACATCATCTTGCGTGATCATGCCGAGATCGCCGTGATTGGCTTCAACCGGATGCACGAAGAAAGCCGGCGTACCCGTGGAAGCCAGACTTGCGGCAAGCTTGTTGCCGATATGGCCGCTCTTGCCGACACCGGTGATGACGACACGACCTCTGATACCGCCAATGAGCTCGACAGCGCGGCTGAAGGGCTCGGCCAGACCATTGATCAGTGCGCGTTCCAGCGCTTCCATGCCCCGTCTCTCGGTCTCGATCGTTCGCATCGCGGATTCGATCGCACCGTTCTCGATGAGTCTTACAGCTCTCTTATTCATGAGCGAGGCCTAACGCTTTTCTGCAAATCTGTCCACCAAAGATCGACTTATGGCGATACGACAGCCTGCAGCGCCTTCCCGACAAATATTATCGAACCCTTTCTTGTCGCCATCACTTGGCAACCAAGCGTTAACCACGCGGCTTTACACTTGGGTAAGAATTTAGGTCATTTCCAGCAGGGTCAGATATAAACAACATGGGCATCGGCAAGGACAAGGCGGGTCATGGTGCCTTCCGGCTGGCGGCATGGGCGACATCCGCCGTCCTCGGCTGGGGTATTGCATTTGCCGTACCGCTGCCAGTCAACGCGCAATCCTTGCCATCCGACCAGAACGCCGACGATAACTTGCCAGCGTCGACATCGGGATCTCCGACCGATCCGAATGCCGCACCCACGATCGACAGCCAGGCGACCACGCCAACAAACCAGACGTCGACCACCAACGACGCGCCGTTGAATGCACCGCTGCGCCTCACCGGCATCGACCCCACAACCACCGGCTCGACGCTGGATAACGATCTGCGCCGCGTGAACCTGCGCGAACCAAGCGTTGATGACCTGAGAGCCCGCCGGTATCCGGATCGGGCAGATGCACAGGGCATCCCGCTCGGCACCTTCACCCTACGCCCTTCGATCAACCAGTCGATCAACATCGAACGGGATCGCACCGGCGACACCAAGGATAATCGCGGCTTTTTGCAGACCGACTTGCGCAGCACCCTGACTTCGGACTGGGACAGGCATGCCCTGACCGTCACCGGTGAGGGCGTCTGGCAGAAGAACATCAGCGGCACTGGCGAAGAAAAACCGACGGTCAATCTGAACGCCGACCTGCGTCTGGATCTTCCTGCCGACACGACCGCGCATGTCACCGCCGGCTATCAATTCTACCGTGAGGACACGAGTGATCCCAATGCGATTGCTGGCGCCTCGAAGCAATCCGCCGTCAACCAGTACACGGCTGGGCTCTCGCTGGAACGCGATTTCGGCCTGCTGCGCGGCACGACGGCCGTGGCGCTGACACGCAGCGTCTATTCCGACGCAGTGCTTTCGGATGGGACGACGGTCACCCTCAGCGATCGCAATCAGACGGCCGGAACCTGGCGCGGCCGCATTGGCTACGAGCTGTCGCCCGCCATCATTCCTTTTGTCGAAGTCACTCTCGGTCGCGCCGTCTACGATGAAACGCGCGACAGCAACGGCTATGCCCGCTCGAATCAGAGTTATGGCGGCAAGGGTGGCGTCGAAGTCGATCTCGGTGAAAAATTCAAGGGCGAGCTGGGCTTCGGCTACCAGCACACGGAATTCGACGATTCGCGCCTGGGTTCGGTCGATTCGCCGACGATCGATGGCAGCCTCGCCTGGTCGCCACAGCGCGGCACCGATATCAGCGTCGGCCTTTCGACCACCGTACAACCCTCGACCACGGCCGGCCTCAGCGGCTACACCGCTTATCAGCTCACGAGCACCATAAGCCATCAGCTGCGCGATGACCTCACCGCCAAGCTGACGGGAGGCCCGACCTGGCGCAATTATCCCTCCAATGGTAGCGCCGCCGACGAAATCGAATACGACGCCGCTTTCGGGCTAACCTGGGGGATCAACCGTTACCTCGATCTCACCAGCAATGTCGGTTATCAGCTGACAACGCGGGATGTGGGCGACAGCACCCGGCAGTTCCAGGCTGGCCTCGGTTTGACGGTAAAACGCTAAGCATCGCCTTCGCTTAGATCCAAGCCACCCGCTCAAATGAATCGAGGCCCAGCATAGGCCAGGCCTCAAGATTTTCTCAAAAGGTCGAATCCTTATTTCAGGGCAGCGATCAGCGCCTTGAACTCGTCCTCAATGGTCGGGCGGATGTCGTCACGCGCCAAGGCGAAGGCGACGTTGGCAAGGATGAAGCCATCCTTTGCGCCGCAGTCGAACGTCTGGCCCTGGAAGTGATAGCCGGCGAAATCCTGCGTCTTGGCAAGCTTCAGCATGCCGTCCGTCAGCTGGATCTCGTTGCCGGCACCGCGCTCCTGGCTTTCCAGGATACGGAAGATTTCCGGCTGAAGAATGTAGCGACCGTTGATGAAGAAGTTGGACGGAGCCGTGCCCTTGGCCGGCTTTTCGACCATTTCCGTGATACGGAAGCCGCTGCCGATCGTCTCGCCGACGCCGACGATACCGTATTTATGGGTCTGGTCGGGCGCGCATTCCTCGACGGCGATGACATTGCCGCCGCTGTGCTCGTAAAGCTCGATCATGCCTTTCATGCAGCCCTTTTCGGCGCGCATGACCATGTCGGGCAGCAGCAGCGCAAACGGCTCGTCGCCGACAATCTCGCGGGCGCACCAGACGGCGTGGCCGAGACCGAGCGGCTCCTGCTGGCGCGTGAAGCTTGCCGTGCCGGCCTTCGGCAACAGGCCGCTCAGCAGCGACAGCTCGGCGTTCTTGTTGCGCTGGCGCAGCGTCTGTTCGAGCTCGAACTGAATATCGAAATAATCCTCGATGACGTGCTTGCTGCGGCCCGTGACGAATACGAAATGCTCGATGCCCGCTTCCATCGCCTCGTCGACGACATACTGGATCACCGGCTTATCCACGACGGTCAGCATTTCCTTTGGCACCGCCTTGGTCGCCGGCAAGAACCGCGTCCCTAGTCCGGCGACCGGAAATACTGCCTTACGAACCTTCTTATGCTGTCCCACGCATACCTCCTGGGCATTAAATCAGTTGGCACAAAGCCATTCTAAAGGTCAGTAGATTAGATTTGCTACTGTTTTGCAAATAATGACTGACGCAAGCTTCCATGGTAAAGAATTTGTTGACTTCGTTCGTTTAGCGTCACGCATGGGCCGATGCCACCGCATCGCCGCACCGAAATCCAACGATTGATGGACAAGGCTGTAGATGACCGTAAACCGCAAACACTCCCTTCGTGGTCTCGCTCTGGCGCTCGCGCTCGGCGCCTTGGCGGGATTCCTTCCCG
The Rhizobium sp. 11515TR DNA segment above includes these coding regions:
- the galU gene encoding UTP--glucose-1-phosphate uridylyltransferase GalU; translated protein: MGQHKKVRKAVFPVAGLGTRFLPATKAVPKEMLTVVDKPVIQYVVDEAMEAGIEHFVFVTGRSKHVIEDYFDIQFELEQTLRQRNKNAELSLLSGLLPKAGTASFTRQQEPLGLGHAVWCAREIVGDEPFALLLPDMVMRAEKGCMKGMIELYEHSGGNVIAVEECAPDQTHKYGIVGVGETIGSGFRITEMVEKPAKGTAPSNFFINGRYILQPEIFRILESQERGAGNEIQLTDGMLKLAKTQDFAGYHFQGQTFDCGAKDGFILANVAFALARDDIRPTIEDEFKALIAALK
- a CDS encoding NfeD family protein translates to MFDNLIVELGPWSWWLAGLALLAAELVLPGFFLVWIGLAAIVVGALSLLFWESSFWVWQVQGLVFAATAVIVTLLGRRYLYNNNQVTDEPFLNQRGASLVGRTATLDQPIAEGRGRIRLNDTYWTVNGPDLPVGTRVKVVASNGRELTVEPV
- a CDS encoding outer membrane beta-barrel protein, which produces MGIGKDKAGHGAFRLAAWATSAVLGWGIAFAVPLPVNAQSLPSDQNADDNLPASTSGSPTDPNAAPTIDSQATTPTNQTSTTNDAPLNAPLRLTGIDPTTTGSTLDNDLRRVNLREPSVDDLRARRYPDRADAQGIPLGTFTLRPSINQSINIERDRTGDTKDNRGFLQTDLRSTLTSDWDRHALTVTGEGVWQKNISGTGEEKPTVNLNADLRLDLPADTTAHVTAGYQFYREDTSDPNAIAGASKQSAVNQYTAGLSLERDFGLLRGTTAVALTRSVYSDAVLSDGTTVTLSDRNQTAGTWRGRIGYELSPAIIPFVEVTLGRAVYDETRDSNGYARSNQSYGGKGGVEVDLGEKFKGELGFGYQHTEFDDSRLGSVDSPTIDGSLAWSPQRGTDISVGLSTTVQPSTTAGLSGYTAYQLTSTISHQLRDDLTAKLTGGPTWRNYPSNGSAADEIEYDAAFGLTWGINRYLDLTSNVGYQLTTRDVGDSTRQFQAGLGLTVKR
- a CDS encoding KpsF/GutQ family sugar-phosphate isomerase, encoding MNKRAVRLIENGAIESAMRTIETERRGMEALERALINGLAEPFSRAVELIGGIRGRVVITGVGKSGHIGNKLAASLASTGTPAFFVHPVEANHGDLGMITQDDVIIAISWGGESAELRGIISYSRRFSIPMIAITAGETSTLARESDVVLLLPKEQEACPHGLAPTTSTLLQLAIGDALTVALLEARGFTAEDFRTFHPGGKLGASLSHVADIMHKGDRVPLVKLGTGMPEAAMTLSQMRFGCVGVIDDDGCLCGIVTDGDIARNLGTSLAEKLVDEVMTPNPKTVKETTLATSAMAVLNRHNISALIVVDNERRPIGLVHFHDLLRIGVA